Proteins encoded within one genomic window of Oncorhynchus nerka isolate Pitt River linkage group LG9b, Oner_Uvic_2.0, whole genome shotgun sequence:
- the tep1 gene encoding telomerase protein component 1, which yields MKVLTLLQPHGAQDLQAASGGLYSNYLGQSMENRCLIHASVLPQSFSGPVSQPSSCPSLQPSRLTSTTSSLLSTTTSSLTSPCLTSPLLTSPLLSTENKFLKKDSLIFPHSLSLPSPLPPLFSSTLAPSTRVLPPTCSLPPPVLNVDEQIGGEGRIRQPASEDALSYHEEMTVDSDWDSLMAEETEAFTEMPVLDMALDEEKLDQTMPFGEQDFGEMERGKDELEEELKDKKYLLLNEVCCSLVNKNTAPGQKDWDVEESVWKRIQNLSKAISIDDPQFLLKVAVYTRQELNIRITANFLLALAAHLPTTKPHVRRYFCAAVQLPSDWLEVVRLYSTCFGHSLPTCLKKALGDKFKQFNEYQLAKYNTRKHRCKHSCSRPKGKKPSTQQLEKWAKMLGSDATNLQKYLKMEERPVVDKKQSEFSLKKMIKRLHIKEPAQHVLAILGKRYPGDPKAFSRSGLSGVWDREQAGQRMKLKQPDTWERKLSQEGNKASTWEKLIDSNSLPFMAMLRNLRNMITQGISERHHQKILGRLTFRKAVIQSRQFPFRFLSAYKVIMELNNMARASEKAVSSSKEILRGILKKMPKSKSLSRLDWETAGQKRLRVALGVPFVYRIYNMKKSQLKKASQRLYSQALLEQYRKALETAVQISCRYNVPPLPGRTVILFAGNMAEDDTWSATQDFCCPPDVEAEKVDETKEEKLTPSMQEVAVLLSLMIAHSAEHPQLIHFYWWGCAEVELKSDVLLDNVRHVMKQIEEAQNAYDKHETFSSFMTREMTQKNKVDNIIVLGDRYLDNNMDIALDRYRKDVNNNVLVVKIFFGKGKIDQSTDRNCVVLQGFSEQILRFVAERGSSRLLDHVEHIDKLHHIIPPQGGAKEAEREAAITPLPATPKLRWRGVRVFVSSTFRDMHAERDVLVRSVFPELRRRAAPHCLYLQEVELRWGVTEEETGRVVELCLSEVCRSQLLLGILGERYGLLPPCPSLPDLPQYSWLDSAPSGLSITEMEIRQFQALHPDTAQNRIFCYFRTPHLSRSVPVAWRSDFAPESKEAECKMADLKRRIVDSEAKVTENYPCEWGGVVDGKPYVKGLEEFGKVVLEDLWGALLKQFVEKTDESDSRSDLSEQEVHQGALQRQFFGRAKLLSGAVGKVHEAQLKGGLVLLEGAPGEGKTVFMAALANALRTPTKSQKTPRGDVISYSTAATQSACTVENLLRCLVQWLRRGNEKEDLPLPSSYKDLLTEFHSQLSDTRKDQPLALLVDGAEHVQDGTGQLTSDWIPQHLPQGVSLVLSVTSTSALLRVLAKRKLAFLFPLGQLSLPDRKEIVQKELGVYGKKLSDSAFNNQLQTLLMKKGAVSPLYLHLACEDLRNFASFEKMKESLQALPPSLSELVQHSLSRLQSQYREVGLGWALAALTVSSTGLRERDLYAILNMCNGLTSGGEKATWQDMLHLARKPIKRVPMATFSHMVRSLQSLIDPSHCYGPDDLLALTNPEVKLAFKKELLLPGEADWTRAHILLAAHLWVLADPQGTCTFLHCEASSILNLPFHLMRSGQWDALHCLLSSYNFLFANVRHGLLHHLLETYSLFAKRFESEGIGSWDTLDQSGLTDCVGFLQRNAPILSSWPALFLQQALNEPNHTDAHVWAQGMMGKGVHVMRWMNNEQHTQTETSKLVSTFSSEPTCVVVSPGGEIMAVGTGQGTLHLVHTETGQEVRSLVSSCDGISGCVFLREGLMGTTSFDGRIELWDVENGCRTALIDGHSNRITGSDVSADRKHLATVSLDLSLKVWSSPKGSLVTALSSTSPLNCVTFDPEGHLVAAGGWDGAVRLWNWLKGEVTTLSGHQRSVRSLSFSPSSSLLCSGCLSGEVRMWSVPASTCVGRYQAHSGSTEVLTFLLGGTVLLSAGSDHTVQLWSGGLGRSVNVFGESKESVIQESVIQKGKKMSTTEPAALCVAVAGGYAAVGYHGDGLKLFSLESGERTWASKDLRVSILCLMWLAADEPELLVSGGGDQRLRVWRQEEADMVLLGCFGVQQGPILALAQNSSYLASASDDCSIALWAVKDLTSDPWVDPSVISVLRGHSGGVTCLAFSPTGEELLSGGKDQVLMVWNASSSPPTLTQSLPHCHGDWITGCVWGPNCVVSCSSDCKIRMWDLQKGRSVREILARSSLSAVCCLGEFVIAGCAEGELHVWKWDSGMEISRISAHRSRIHHCSVLPDPDKTKETKQEDMVVATASDDGTVKLWHPFQVQHHSTLQGHSGGIHGAVSKQKGVPAFLTVSQDRSLRSWSVAAAMESPLNQRGTVTALSFCQSGDLLLSGYESGRVELWKHNSAVGHKKVSDSSVTAICSMPDDQFAVGCRQRSVSVWKVEWNPQHNAASLLKVSTYSVPTPVMHLYYCSILLGTCEDGNIINVRADADREIDNWKDDTQILGMVANDEKSTWLVGEKKGQIVLGFMYAMGPKTDLQSSCGKIELEMEETCGGKGVWITAVTVERELVVCGDSKGNMWFNQPPNINSWSSRKPAHSDRISVLRLTNSTIISASHDRTVKMWDRNTKKQVGVFVCAGPVLVLEVNPHCSSELVCGDALGELYFLSWRE from the exons ATGAAGGTGCTGACTTTGCTCCAGCCTCATGGGGCCCAGGACCTGCAGGCTGCATCAGGGGGGCTCTACTCTAACTACCTTGGCCAGAGCATGGAGAACAGATGCCTGATCCATGCATCTGTGCTGCCTCAGTCCTTCTCTGGACCAGTATCCCAGCCCtcctcctgcccctctctccagccctccaggctcacctccaccacctcctccctcctctccactaccacatcctccctcacttctccctgtcttacctcccccctcctcacctctccactcctcagcacAGAGAACAAATTCCTAAAGAAGGATTCACTAAtcttccctcattccctctctctcccctctcccctcccccctctgttCTCTTCAACCCTGGCACCCTCTACACGTGTCCTGCCTCCTACCTGTTCTCTCCCCCCTCCGGTTCTGAATGTAGACGAGCAGATTGGGGGAGAAGGAAGAATTAGGCAGCCTGCCTCTGAGGACGCGCTGTCTTACCATGAagagatgactgtg GATTCTGACTGGGACAGCCTCATGGCTGAGGAGACTGAGGCATTCACAGAAATGCCTGTCCTGGACATGGCATTGGATGAAGAGAAGTTGGACCAAACCATGCCATTCGGGGAACAGGACtttggtgagatggagagggggaaagatgaACTGGAGGAAGAACTGAAAGACAAAAAG TACCTGCTGCTGAACGAGGTGTGCTGTTCTCTGGTGAATAAGAACACTGCTCCCGGTCAGAAGGACTGGGATGTAGAGGAAAGTGTCTGGAAAAGGATCCAGAACTTGTCCAAGGCCATCTCTATTGACGATCCCCAGTTTCTCCTCAAG GTTGCAGTTTACACCAGACAGGAGTTGAACATCCGTATCACAGCTAACTTCCTTTTGGCTCTTGCTGCCCATCTGCCCACCACTAAGCCACACGTGCGTAGGTACTTCTGTGCAGCTGTGCAGCTACCCTCTGATTGGCTGGAAGTGGTGAGACTCTACAGCACG TGTTTTGGCCACTCTTTACCCACCTGTCTGAAGAAAGCCCTGGGAGACAAGTTCAAGCAGTTCAACGAGTATCAGCTGGCCAAATACAACACACGCAAACATCGCTGCAAACACAGTTGCTCTAGACCCAAAGGCAAG AAACCATCCACTCAGCAGTTGGAAAAATGGGCAAAAATGCTTGGAAGTGATGCCACCAATCTGCAGAAATAT TTGAAAATGGAGGAGAGACCTGTGGTGGATAAGAAGCAGAGTGAGTTCAGTCTGAAAAAGATGATCAAGAGGCTCCACATCAAAGAGCCTGCTCAGCATGTCCTGGCCATACTGGGAAAGCG GTACCCTGGTGACCCCAAGGCGTTCTCCCGCAGTGGGCTCAGTGGGGTGTGGGACAGGGAGCAGGCAGGGCAGCGCATGAAGCTCAAACAGCCAGACACATGGGAACGCAAACTCAGCCAAGAGGGAAACAAAGCCTCCACCTGGGAGAAACTGATAG ACAGTAACTCTCTGCCCTTCATGGCAATGCTGAGGAACTTGAGAAATATGATAACCCAGGGCATCAGTGAGCGGCATCATCAGAAGATTCTGGGAAGACTGACCTTCAGG AAAGCAGTGATTCAGAGCAGACAGTTTCCCTTCCGTTTCCTCTCCGCCTATAAGGTCATAATGGAGCTCAACAACATGG CCCGTGCATCAGAGAAAGCGGTCTCCAGCTCTAAGGAGATCCTCAGGGGCATTCTGAAGAAGATGCCTAAGAGCAAGAGCCTCAGTCGTTTGGATTGGGAGACGGCTGGGCAGAAGAGGCTGAGGGTGGCGTTAGGTGTGCCCTTTGTCTACCGCATCTACAACATGAAGAAGAGTCAGTTGAAGAAAGCCAG ccAGAGACTGTATTCGCAGGCCCTTCTGGAGCAGTACCGCAAGGCTCTGGAAACAGCGGTGCAGATCTCGTGCCGTTACAACGTGCCACCCCTCCCTGGTCGCACCGTGATCTTGTTCgctggtaacatggctgaggacGACACCTGGAGCGCCACTCAGGACTTCTGCTGCCCGCCTGACGTAGAGGCAGAGAAAGTAGATGAAACTAAGGAAGAGAAACTCACACCCTCT ATGCAGGAGGTGGCAGTGTTGCTGTCACTGATGATAGCCCACAGCGCTGAGCATCCCCAGCTGATCCACTTTTACTGGTGGGGTTGTGCAGAAGTAGAGCTCAAGTCGGACGTGCTGTTGGATAATGTCAGGCATGTGATGAAGCAGATAGAG GAGGCTCAGAATGCCTATGACAAGCATGAAACATTCTCTTCTTTCATGACCAGAGAGATGACGCAGAAAAACAAG GTGGACAATATCATCGTGCTGGGGGATCGTTACTTGGATAATAACATGGACATAGCGCTTGACCGATACAGGAAGGATGTGAACAACAACGTCCTCGTAGTGAAAATCTTCTTTGGGAAAGG GAAGATAGACCAATCCACAGACAGGAACTGTGTGGTACTCCAAGGCTTCAGCGAGCAGATTCTCAG GTTTGTGGCTGAAAGAGGCTCGTCTAGACTGCTGGATCACGTGGAGCACATAGACAAGCTGCATCACATTATCCCGCCACAGGGGGGTGCTAAAGAGGCTGAGCGAGAAGCTGCCATCACCCCACTTCCTGCCACTCCAAAACTGAG ATGGCGAGGCGTGCGTGTGTTTGTCTCCTCAACGTTCAGAGACATGCACGCTGAAAGAGATGTTCTGGTGCGCAGTGTTTTCCCTGAGCTCCGGCGTCGTGCGGCGCCACACTGCCTCTACCTGCAGGAGGTGGAACTGCGCTGGGGGGTGACTGAGGAGGAGACTGGGCGTGTCGTGGAGCTCTGCCTCTCAGAGGTGTGCCGTAGCCAACTGCTGCTAGGCATTCTGGGAGAGCGATATGGACTGCTTCCTCCCTGTCCATCCCTACCAGACCTCCCACAATACAGCTGG CTGGATTCTGCTCCTTCGGGGTTGTCCATCACCGAGATGGAGATTCGACAGTTCCAGGCCCTTCATCCAGACACAGCTCAGAATCGCATATTTTGCTACTTCAGGACACCCCATCTGTCTAG GTCTGTTCCTGTGGCGTGGAGGTCAGACTTTGCTCCTGAGTCCAAGGAGGCTGAATGTAAGATGGCTGACCTGAAAAGAAGAATAGTGGATAGTGAAGCGAAAGTCACAGAGAA ttacCCCTGTGAGTGGGGTGGTGTTGTGGATGGGAAGCCCTATGTGAAAGGCCTGGAGGAGTTTGGGAAGGTGGTGCTGGAGGACCTTTGGGGGGCACTGTTGAAGCAGTTTGTGGAG AAAACGGATGAAAGTGATTCCAGGTCAGATCTGTCAGAGCAGGAAGTGCACCAGGGCGCCTTGCAGCGGCAGTTCTTTGGCCGTGCCAAGCTGCTCTCTGGGGCGGTGGGGAAGGTGCACGAGGCTCAGCTCAAAGGAGGATTGGTGCTGCTGGAGGGAGCTCCAGGAGAGGGCAAGACTGTCTTCATG GCTGCTCTGGCGAATGCCTTAAGAACTCCTACCAAGTCCCAGAAAACCCCTAGAGGTGATGTCATCTCCTACTCCACTGCTGCTACCCAATCAGCATGCACTGTGGAAAACCTTCTACGCTGCCTTGTACAGTGGTTACGGAGAGGCAATGAAAAAGAAGACttgcctctcccttcctcttatAA AGATCTGCTGACAGAATTCCACTCCCAGTTGAGTGACACCAGGAAGGACCAACCACTGGCCCTGCTAGTTGATGGGGCAGAGCATGTGCAGGATGGTACAGGACAGCTGACCTCTGATTGGATACCACAGCACCTTCCTCAG GGTGTGTCTTTGGTGCTGAGTGTCACCTCCACTTCGGCCCTGCTGCGAGTCCTTGCCAAGAGGAAACTGGCCTTCTTGTTTCCTTTAGGACAGCTTTCTTTGCCGGACAGAAAGGAGATAGTTCAGAAGGAACTTGGCGTTTATGGGAAGAAGCTTAGTGACTCAGCTTTCAATAATCAG CTTCAGACCCTTCTGATGAAGAAGGGAGCAGTGAGTCCACTTTATCTGCACCTGGCCTGTGAGGACCTGAGGAACTTTGCCTCCTTTGAAAAG ATGAAGGAGAGCCTGCAGGCTCTTCCTCCGTCTCTGAGTGAGCTGGTGCAGCACAGCCTGAGCAGACTGCAGTCCCAGTACAGAGAAGTGGGACTTGGCTGGGCGTTGGCCGCCTTGACTGTCAGCAGCACCG GCCTAAGGGAGAGAGACCTATATGCCATACTGAACATGTGCAATGGCCTGACCTCTGGAGGTGAGAAGGCAACATGGCAGGATATGCTGCACTTGGCCAGAAAGCCCATAAAGCGTGTCCCAATGGCAACCTTCTCCCACATGGTGCGGAGTCTACAGAG CCTGATTGATCCATCCCACTGTTACGGCCCGGATGACCTCCTGGCACTGACCAATCCCGAGGTCAAGCTGGCCTTTAAAAAAGAGCTCCTCCTACCAGGAGAGGCTGACTGGACCAGGGCTCATATCCTGTTGGCAG CCCATCTTTGGGTGCTGGCAGATCCTCAGGGAACATGCACATTTCTTCACTGTGAGGCCAGCTCCATCTTGAACCTACCATTCCACCTG ATGAGAAGTGGCCAGTGGGACGCGCTGCATTGCCTGCTCTCTAGTTATAATTTCCTGTTTGCAAACGTGCGCCATGGCCTCCTTCACCACCTCCTGGAGACCTACAGCTTGTTTG CCAAGAGGTTCGAGTCGGAAGGTATTGGTTCATGGGACACTTTAG ACCAGAGCGGTCTGACAGATTGTGTTGGGTTCCTGCAGCGCAATGCACCCATCCTGTCCTCATGGCCAGCCCTGTTTCTGCAGCAAGCTCTCAACGAGCCCAACCACACTGACGCCCATGTATGGGCACAAGGCATGATGGGAAAAGGGGTGCATGTGATGAGGTGGATGAACAATGAACAACATACCCAGACGGAAACCAG TAAGCTggtctccaccttctcctctgaGCCCACCTGTGTGGTTGTGAGTCCAGGGGGTGAGATCATGGCAGTAGGGACTGGACAGGGCACCCTCCACCTCGTCCACACAGAGACTGGACAG GAAGTGAGGTCACTGGTGAGCAGCTGTGACGGAATCTCAGGATGTGTCTTCTTGAGGGAGGGGCTTATGGGAACTACTTCATTTGATGGACGGATTGAATTGTGGGATGTTGAGAATGGCTGCAG AACTGCCCTCATCGATGGCCACTCAAACAGAATAACAGGAAGTGACGTCAGTGCAGATAGGAAGCACCTTGCAACTGTGTCTCTGGACTTGAGCCTTAAA GTGTGGTCATCTCCAAAGGGCAGTCTGGTCACAGCCCTCTCCAGCACTAGCCCTCTGAACTGTGTGACCTTTGACCCTGAAGGTCATCTTGTGGCAGCTGGGGGTTGGGATGGAGCTGTGCGTCTCTGGAACTGGCTGAAGGGTGAAGTTACG aCTCTCTCTGGTCATCAGAGGTCAGTAcgcagtctgtctttctctccctcctcttctctgctatgctctggctgtctgtctggagaggtgAGGATGTGGTCAGTTCCAGCCTCTACCTGCGTGGGGCGCTACCAGGCTCACAGCGGATCTACAGAGGTGCTCACCTTCCTGCTGGGCGGGACGGTACTCCTGAGTGCTGGATCTGACCACACG GTCCAGTTATGGTCAGGTGGTCTGGGTCGCTCTGTGAATGTATTTGGAGAATCCAAG GAGTCTGTTATTCAGGAGTCTGTTATTCAGAAGGGAAAGAAGATGTCAACCACGGAGCCCGCTGCTCTATGTGTGGCTGTCGCTGGTGGTTATGCTGCAGTGGGTTACCATGGTGATGGGTTGAAGCTTTTCAGTCTTGAATCAGGT GAGAGGACATGGGCTAGCAAGGACCTGCGGGTGTCTATCCTCTGCCTGATGTGGCTGGCTGCAGACGAACCTGAGCTGCTGGTGTCTGGGGGCGGGGACCAGCGGCTGAGAGTGtggagacaggaggaggcagaCATGGTGTTGCTGGGATGTTTTGGGGTGCAACAAGGCCCCATCCTGGCCCTGGCACAAAACTCCTCTTATCTGGCCTCTGCCTCAG ATGACTGCTCCATTGCTCTGTGGGCAGTGAAGGacttgacctctgacccctgggTTGACCCCAGTGTGATCTCTGTCCTGAGAGGTCACAGTGGAGGGGTCACCTGCCTGGCCTTCAGTCCAACTGGGGAGGAGTTGCTGTCTGGTGGAAAAGATCAG GTTCTAATGGTGTGGAATGCCAGttcctctcctcctactctcaCTCAGTCTCTACCACACTGCCATGGAGACTGGATAACTGGCTGTGTCTGGGGCCCAAACTGTGTG GTGAGCTGTTCCAGTGACTGCAAGATCCGTATGTGGGACCTACAGAAAGGTCGCAGTGTGAGAGAGATCCTGGCGAGATCCTCCCTCAGTGCAGTCTGCTGCCTG GGAGAGTTTGTGATAGCAGGCTGTGCCGAGGGGGAGCTGCACGTGTGGAAATGGGATTCAGGGATGGAAATCAGCAGGATTTCAGCTCACAGGTCACGCATACACCACTGCTCTGTGCTACCTGACCCAG ACAAGACCAAGGAAACTAAGCAGGAGGACATGGTGGTTGCTACGGCATCTGATGATGGCACAGTGAAGCTGTGGCACCCCTTCCAG GTACAGCATCACAGCACCTTGCAAGGCCACAGCGGAGGGATACATGGAGCAGTCTCAAAGCAGAAAGGAGTCCCGGCATTCCTCACTGTGTCTCAAGATCGGTCGTTGAGGTCTTGGAGCGTTGCTGCAGCAATGG AGAGTCCTCTCAACCAGAGGGGCACTGTTACCGCTCTGTCCTTCTGCCAGAGTGGGGATTTGCTACTGTCTGGCTATGAGTCTGGCAGAGTGGAGCTATGGAAACACAATTCTGCAGTTGGCCACAAAAAG GTGTCTGACAGTAGTGTAACAGCGATATGCTCCATGCCTGATGACCAGTTTGCTGTGGGATGCAGGCAacgctctgtgtcagtgtggaaGGTGGAGTGGAATCCTCAGCACAACGCTGCAAG TCTGttgaaggtgtccacatactcagTGCCTACCCCAGTGATGCACCTGTACTACTGCTCCATCCTGCTGGGAACCTGTGAGGATGGAAATATCATCAATGTCCGCGCTGACGCTGATAGAGAGATTGACAA TTGGAAGGATGACACACAAATTCTTGGGATGGTGGCCAATGATGAAAAAAGCACTTGGCTGGTGGGCGAAAAGAAAGGACAGATTGTGCTTGGCTTCATG TATGCCATGGGCCCAAAGACTGACCTGCAGTCATCATGTGGTAAAATTGAGCTAGAAATGGAGGAGACTTGTGGTGGAAAAGGTGTCTGGATAACTGCTGTGACTGTGGAGAGAG AGTTGGTGGTGTGTGGAGATTCCAAGGGGAATATGTGGTTCAACCAGCCACCAAACATCAACTCCTGGAGCAGCAGGAAACCT GCACACAGTGACAGGATCAGTGTTCTGAGACTCACCAACAGCACTATCATCTCGGCATCCCATGACAGAACGGTCAAAATGTGGGACAGAAACACCAAGAAACAG gtgggtgtgtttgtgtgtgcgggTCCTGTTCTGGTCTTGGAGGTGAACCCACACTGCTCCAGTGAACTGGTGTGTGGCGATGCACTGGGCGAGCTCTACTTCCTCTCCTGGAGAGAATAA
- the LOC115114648 gene encoding zinc finger protein 16-like: MLFQENMTNCVTFQTKLSSVMDVLAKTAVAEISKMFDDGFAVLRLEMCRRENEIETLKRQLLFMENERQTTRSKTQEAGCSSTCSSSSSRTEEGQGSKGSDEDASERTSFEQNAREKNDQLDRNRPQPHAEEVEGLDEQYRSGHREKGSGLELVKREQVEEYDVISLHSSGSEHGTESSDHEETEFAVDERETQLWASLTERNCDSEGPDYHKCTEQYPLDQDTDIQLIQSAVEGLDSIPSSEMGDINRVMKEEMRAQSVWNDRRTPTDLDQAQPGQHRETMHPERTQDGTTTRVPSDKQTLANEGAGYSNVWLNSVFSLAPNSFHSAKVSPRRTPAREKWFVCSFCGKSFDRFGHLEMHQRIHTGEKPYSCVTCGRCFAQQSNLRTHQRVHRALRTNQTVY; this comes from the exons ATGTTGTTCCAGGAGAATATGACTAATTGTGTTACTTTTCAAACCAAATTAAGCTCAGTTATGGATGTGTTGGCCAAAACTGCGGTGGCAGAAATAAGTAAAATGTTCGATGATGGGTTTGCTGTTTTACGCTTGGAAATGTGCAGAAGAGAAAATGAAATTGAAACCTTGAAAAGACAATTATTGTTTATGGAGAACGAACGGCAAACGACTAGGTCCAAAACGCAAGAAGCAGGCTGTTCTTCTACATGCTCGTCCTCTTCCAGCAGAACGGAGGAGGGACAGG GGTCCAAGGGGTCTGATGAGGATGCTAGTGAAAGGACTTCTTTTGAGCAGAACGCCAGAGAGAAAAATGACCAACTGGATCGAAATAGACCACAGCCACATGCAGAAGAAGTAGAGGGGCTTGATGAACAGTACAGGTCTGGCCACAGAGAGAAGGGTAGTGGACTAGAGTTAGTGAAGAGAGAGCAAGTGGAGGAGTATGATGTTATTTCACTACATTCATCAGGAAGTGAACATGGCACAGAGAGTTCAGATCATGAGGAAACTGAGTTTGctgtggatgagagagagactcagctctGGGCGTCTTTAACAGAGCGCAACTGTGACTCGGAGGGTCCAGATTACCATAAGTGCACAGAACAATATCCACTGGATCAAGATACAGACATACAGCTCATTCAAAGTGCAGTGGAGGGTCTCGATAGCATTCCATCGTCCGAGATGGGTGACATTAACAGAGTTATGAAAGAAGAGATGCGAGCACAGTCTGTTTGGAATGACAGAAGGACCCCTACAGATTTGGATCAGGCACAGCCAGGACAGCACAGAGAAACCATGCACCCAGAGAGAACCCAGGATGGGACAACTACCAGAGTGCCGTCAGACAAACAAACGCTAGCCAATGAGGGTGCAGGATATTCAAATGTTTGGCTAAACAGTGTATTTTCGCTTGCCCCAAATAGTTTTCACTCAGCAAAGGTATCCCCAAGGAGAACCCCAGCAAGAGAGAAGTGGTTTGTTTGCTCCTTTTGTGGAAAGAGCTTTGACCGGTTTGGTCACCTGGAGATGCATCAGCGGATTCATACGGGAGAGAAACCGTACAGCTGTGTCACGTGCGGGAGGTGTTTCGCTCAGCAGAGTAATCTCCGCACACACCAGCGAGTACACAGGGCCCTCAGAACAAACCAAACTGTCTACTGA